Proteins from a genomic interval of Trichoderma breve strain T069 chromosome 2, whole genome shotgun sequence:
- a CDS encoding uroporphyrinogen-III synthase hemD domain-containing protein, with translation MPSSNSAPQGQPIPVLLLKTKSSPSDAYEDLFSAPSHSPLFEPTFVPVLQHKFEERGLDRLRNLLREKRIGSSPDCEFGGLIFTSQRAVEAFAHVVRENETSKDDPAWPHLQHIPIYSVGPATTRALSAVSQHPPLQIFGSHTGNGDALAQFILDHYAEWHRKDHPRHLPPLLFLVGEQRRDIIPRTLMDPSLPEDRRIPVVEEVVYGTGEMPSFPDDFAAMLSKTQHSSSRWVVVFSPTGCDSMLRGLGVLDPSTGKFSGRREDGTFVATIGPTTRTHLVKNFDFEPDVCAETPTPEGILDGIVAFQKKRLEGTA, from the exons ATGCCATCCTCCAATTCCGCGCCTCAAGGCCAGCCGATCCcggtcctcctcctcaagaCGAAATCCAGCCCATCCGACGCATACGAAGATCTCTTCTCAGCTCCTTCTCACAGCCCTCTCTTCGAACCTACCTTTGTACCCGTCCTACAACACAAATTCGAAGAAAGGGGATTGGACAGACTCCGAAACTTGCTTCGCGAGAAGCGCATCGGGAGCAGCCCGGACTGCGAATTCGGCGGGCTGATATTTACTTCCCAGAGAGCAGTGGAAGCATTCGCACATGTAGTCCGAGAAAACGAAACATCAAAAG ATGATCCCGCATGGCCTCACTTACAGCACATCCCCATCTACTCCGTCGGCCCAGCCACCACCCGCGCCCTCTCCGCTGTCTCCCAACATCCCCCCCTCCAAATCTTCGGCAGCCACACCGGCAACGGCGACGCCCTCGCCCAATTCATCCTCGACCACTACGCCGAGTGGCACCGCAAAGACCATCCCCGACACCTACCCCCCTTGCTCTTCCTCGTGGGCGAGCAGCGCAGGGACATCATCCCCCGCACCCTGATGGACCCATCTCTCCCCGAAGACCGCAGGATTCCCGTCGTTGAGGAAGTCGTCTACGGCACGGGCGAGATGCCGTCGTTCCCGGACGACTTCGCAGCGATGCTGAGCAAGACGCAGCACAGTTCCTCGCGCTGGGTCGTCGTCTTCTCGCCGACAGGTTGCGACAGCATGCTCCGCGGTCTCGGTGTGCTGGATCCTTCAACGGGAAAGTTTTCTGGGCGGCGGGAGGATGGGACGTTTGTAGCGACGATTGGTCCCACGACGAGAACTCACCTTGTCAAGAATTTCGATTTTGAGCCTGATGTCTGCGCTGAGACACCGACGCCGGAGGGAATCTTAGATGGAATCGTGGCTTttcagaagaagagactcgAGGGGACAGCATAG
- a CDS encoding erv1 / alr family domain-containing protein, whose product MAEEASFRDAVASVPGLSGASESAAADQQPKKFPKGVVLGKDGKPCRSCTSFASWAAQTKKDVATGSRAVSTSTTAVASGPPADCPPDVETLGRSTWTLLHSIAAQYPETPSQTQKSDLLGFVGLFSKLYPCWVCAEDFQGYMARQKPQVNSRDEFSQWLCRAHNDVNRKLGKPEFDCSKWDERWRTGWKDGRCD is encoded by the exons atggccgAAGAAGCATCGTTTCGAGACGCAGTTGCGTCTGTTCCAGGGCTCTCGGGCGCTTCTgagtctgctgctgccgacCAGCAGCCCAAGAAGTTCCCCAAGGGAGTGGTTCTGGGCAAGGATGGCAAACC ATGTCGAAGCTGCACATCATTTGCTTCCTGGGCCGCACAGACAAAAAAGGACGTCGCCACCGGCAGCAGAGCAGTATCTACGAGTACAACAGCCGTCGCCTCGGGCCCTCCGGCCGACTGCCCGCCCGACGTCGAGACCCTTGGCCGGAGCACCTGGACGCTCCTCCATTCCATCGCGGCACAGTACCCAGAAACGCCCTCGCAGACGCAGAAGTCGGATCTGCTGGGCTTTGTCGggctcttctccaagctgtACCCGTGCTGGGTATGCGCTGAGGACTTCCAGGGCTACATGGCGCGGCAGAAGCCGCAGGTGAACAGCCGAGACGAGTTTTCGCAGTGGCTGTGCCGGGCTCACAACGACGTCAACAGGAAGCTTGGGAAGCCCGAGTTTGACTGTTCGAAATGGGATGAGCGCTGGAGGACTGGGTGGAAGGATGGCCGATGCGATTGA
- a CDS encoding thiamine pyrophosphate enzyme, central domain-containing protein, with amino-acid sequence MGANINIRVQNLEQPIDVAEYLFRRLHQIGVRSVHGLPGDYNLIALDYLPSCGLKWVGSVNELNAAYAADGYARVKQMGALITTFGVGELSAINGVAGAFSEHIPVVHIVGCPSTISQRNGMLLHHTLGNGDFNVFANMSAQISCEVAKLTNPAEIATQIDHALRVCYIRSRPIYIMLPTDMVQAKVEGARLDTPIDLSEPDNEPESEDYVVDVVLKYLRAAKNPVILVDACAIRHRVLEEVHNLIEKTNLPVFVTPMGKGAVNEEHPTYGGVYAGAGSSPPQAQEIVESSDLILTIGALKSDFNTAGFSYRTSQLNTIDLHSDHCVVKYSTYPGVSMRGVLQKVIKQISASELNVQPSPVVQNEIPKAVDDSPVISQAYLWPRVGQFLQKNDIVITETGTANFGIWDTKFPAGVTALSQVLWGSIGWSVGACQGAALAAADDNSGRRTILFVGDGSFQLTAQELSTMIRLKLKPIIFVICNDGFTIERFIHGMEAEYNDISNWDFKALVDVFGGSKTAKKFAVKTKEELEKLLTDPTFNAAECLQFVELYMPKEDAPRALIMTAEASAKNNAKLE; translated from the exons ATGGGTGCAAACATCAACATCCGGGTGCAGAACCTCGAGCAGCCCATCGACGTTGCCGAGTATCTCTTCCGGCGACTTCACCAAATCGGTGTCCGCTCCGTTCACGGCCTTCCTGGCGACTACAACCTCATTGCTCTCGACTACCTGCCCTCATGCGGTCTCAAGTGGGTTGGCAGTGTTAACGAGCTTAATGCTG CTTATGCCGCCGATGGATATGCTCGTGTCAAGCAGATGGGTgccctcatcaccacctTTGGTGTTGGAGAGCTCTCCGCTATCAACGGCGTTGCTGGTGCCTTCTCCGAGCACATCCCCGTCGTCCACATTGTCGGTTGCCCTTCCACCATCTCGCAGCGAAACGGCATGCTCCTTCACCACACGCTCGGAAACGGCGACTTCAATGTCTTTGCCAACATGAGCGCCCAAATCTCTTGCGAAGTTGCCAAGCTCACCAACCCGGCTGAAATCGCAACTCAGATCGATCACGCTCTCCGAGTTTGCTATATCCGCTCTCGACCTATCTACATCATGCTCCCTACCGATATGGTTCAGGCCAAGGTTGAGGGTGCCAGGCTCGACACGCCAATTGATCTTTCAGAGCCCGACAATGAGCCCGAGAGTGAAGACTACGTCGTCGACGTCGTTCTCAAGTACCTCCGAGCTGCAAAGAACCCCGTCATTCTTGTTGATGCTTGTGCCATCCGCCATCGTGTCCTTGAGGAGGTCCACAATCTCATTGAAAAGACCAACCTTCCCGTCTTTGTCACTCCCATGGGCAAGGGTGCTGTCAACGAAGAGCACCCGACTTATGGTGGTGTTTATGCCGGTGCCGGTTCTTCACCCCCTCAAGCCCAGGAGATTGTCGAGTCCTCAGATCTCATCTTGACAATTGGTGCCCTCAAG agCGATTTCAACACTGCTGGCTTCTCCTACCGCACCTCTCAACTGAACACAATCGATCTCCACAGTGACCACTGTGTTGTCAAGTATTCGACATATCCAGGTGTTTCAATGAGGGGAGTGCTGCAAAAGGTTATTAAGCAGATCAGCGCCTCCGAGCTCAATGTTCAGCCATCGCCAGTTGTCCAGAACGAAATTCCCAAGGCTGTAGATGACTCACCCGTCATCTCTCAAGCCTACCTCTGGCCACGCGTTGGTCAATTCCTTCAGAAGAACGACATTGTCATCACAGAAACTGGCACTGCCAACTTTGGTATCTGGGATACCAAGTTCCCAGCTGGCGTTACCGCGCTCAGCCAGGTCCTCTGGGGAAGTATTGGTTGGTCCGTCGGTGCctgccaaggagctgcccTTGCAGCAGCCGATGACAACAGCGGCCGCAGAACTATCCTCTTTGTAGGCGACGGCTCGTTCCAACTCACAGCCCAAGAGCTGAGCACAATGATTCGTCTCAAATTAAAGCCCATTAT CTTCGTCATTTGCAACGATGGCTTTACCATTGAGCGTTTCATCCACGGTATGGAGGCCGAGTACAACGACATCTCTAACTGGGATTTCAAGGCCTTGGTTGACGTCTTTGGCGGATCCAAGACTGCCAAGAAGTTTGCCgtcaagaccaaggaggaACTGGAGAAGCTTCTCACAGATCCCACATTCAACGCGGCAGAATGCCTTCAGTTTGTCGAGCTGTACATGCCCAAGGAAGACGCCCCGCGAGCATTGATCATGACTGCAGAAGCTAGCGCCAAGAACAACGCCAAATTGGAGTAA
- a CDS encoding THUMP domain-containing protein produces the protein MADSASKRKQGPGGPDGSALKKRKEGAAGRWKTPAQKAKHASWAEMGKTLEVGDEGIWVTYARGMKGKAVREFKALCDEYGEKLYGIKPPVDESEPKSGDEDEDIEASIQKELEAMKAPKQPQPRGVFSPVSVAIECVFFMKTMRPVDPCQLVLEICRDATGCESAKDRKCKYINRLTPVVDTEKASEKGVQRVARKVLASFFSLNEEEKGKDEDEEEEKKPEEASNGVEEVKETVPETVTRNAETDAPFTYAIRPTMRNHSILESQAVIKMVAGMVKPEHKVNLKNPDKVILVEIFQLFCGVSVVDGKEWEELKRYNINVLYGMAGEQKSGKAAKPASEE, from the exons ATGGCAGATTCCgcttcaaaaagaaaacagggTCCTGGTGGCCCTGATGGCTctgcgctgaagaagagaaag GAGGGCGCGGCTGGGAGATGGAAAACGCCGGCTCAAAAGGCAAAGCACGCTTCTTGGGCGGAAATGGGCAAGACGCTTGAGGTGGGCGATGAGGGCATCTGGGTTACCTATGCGAGGGGCATGAAGGGCAAGGCAGTCCGAGAGTTTAAAGCCTTGTGTGACGAGTACGGCGAGAAACTGTACGGCATCAAGCCGCCAGTAGACGAATCAGAGCCGAAATCAGgagacgaggacgaagacaTTGAGGCGTCCATCCAgaaggagctcgaggccatgaaggCGCCTAAGCAGCCCCAGCCGAGAGGCGTCTTCTCGCCGGTGTCCGTCGCGATAGAGTGCGTCTTCTTtatgaagacgatgaggccGGTGGATCCTTGCCAGCTTGTGCTTGAGATTTGTAGGGACGCGACGGGGTGCGAGAGCGCGAAGGATCGTAAGTGCAAGTATATTAATCGGTTGACGCCTGTGGTGGATACGGAGAAGGCGAGTGAGAAAGGGGTGCAGAGGGTGGCGAGGAAGGTTCTGGCGTCTTTTTTTAGCTtgaatgaggaggagaaggggaaggatgaggatgaggaagaggaaaagaagccagAGGAGGCGTCAAATggggtggaggaggtgaAGGAGACGGTGCCAGAGACGGTGACCCGAAATGCTGAGACAGACGCTCCTTTTACG TACGCTATACGACCTACCATGAGAAACCACTCCATCTTGGAATCACAGGCCGTTATCAAAATGGTTGCCGGCATGGTCAAGCCTGAGCACAAGGTCAACCTCAAGAACCCGGACAAGGTCATTCTCGTCGAGATATTCCAG TTGTTTTGCGGCGTCTCTGTGGTCGATGGCAAGGAATGGGAGGAGCTCAAGCGGTATAACATCAATGTTCTCTATGGCATGGCGGGGGAACAGAAGAGCGGCAAGGCTGCGAAGCCTGCCTCGGAGGAGTGA
- a CDS encoding SGT1 protein domain-containing protein, with protein sequence MSNDGNVGETETAVEQLSENTVEYMLFVVENQQSEARKTRTRLETIRKAAVELVQSHTKDYIWQREGFEISLKSEHGLLFLHGTTDYGDAIEDEWLIVYILCELTKAHPDLWLRVGDSDGEFLLVEAANVLPRWLSPEIDRYRVWIHLGKIFLIPLNSKGGESEQLSLLQAVSFLRSNPDALVHLPAIDSEAFHRLKKYPDQISNSIHHALVTIPRPVAYILHALPKIIAPAVEHFYLRDANSLKPILSSSASLQFPPEDLVTVSVRFSKTLFAQLKSQRFDTPPRWEALLRKNTNVELLSKEDQKKFEHLETGMKLTCGFEMLAVNAESSKSRVVREMAIMLEDLQEDGSSCLPSNEDIKLWENAGRDDDDSWLDINYEDFERELEGKQAHASSSKAASGFGEAQTQENLRKIVSRFEAFLNDDDAGLDGAELDRMDVDDDDEDDEEDQDEEVSFDEEAFSNMMKEMMGIATANPKKGGEARKVETAEDRTDSDAEEDRDIQELASRMEAELKEYGTLQLDPPTTERAIKSKESVEQEKEKSKSKQKQKQPLQGESSHAANSTDDEDGEVDIDYNLAKNLLESFKSQGGMAGPAGNLMGLMGFQLPRDEDSGSEGVGNGR encoded by the exons ATGTCCAACGACGGCAATGTCGGCGAGACGGAAACGGCCGTAGAGCAGCTCTCTGAAAACACCGTCGAGTACATGCTCTTTGTCGTGGAGAACCAGCAATCCGAGGCTCGAAAAACACGTACTCGCCTTGAAACTATTCGGAAAGCAGCAGTTGAGCTCGTTCAGTCACATACAAAAGACTACATCTGGCAGCGTGAGGGATTTGAGATTTCGCTGAAGAGCGAACATG GACTGTTATTTCTTCATGGCACCACTGACTATGGAGATGCCATTGAGGATGAATGGCTCATTGTCTACATTCTCTGTGAACTGACTAAAGCCCATCCCGATCTCTGGCTTCGAGTAGGAGACTCTGATGGAGAATTCCTCCTGGTCGAAGCGGCCAATGTGCTTCCTAGGTGGCTGAGCCCGGAGATTGATCGCTACCGTGTATGGATACATCTTGGAAAGATCTTTCTTATACCTCTCAACTCCAAGGGTGGAGAGTCCGAACAACTGTCCCTCCTACAGGCTGTCTCATTTCTACGATCAAATCCTGACGCCCTCGTCCACCTCCCTGCCATCGATTCTGAAGCATTTCACAGATTGAAAAAGTATCCGGATCAAATCTCCAACTCTATCCACCATGCTCTTGTCACGATCCCCAGGCCAGTGGCCTACATTTTACATGCTCTGCCAAAGATCATTGCCCCTGCCGTTGAGCATTTTTACTTGAGAGATGCCAACTCGCTGAAGCCCATTCTATCTTCATCGGCCTCTTTGCAATTTCCACCAGAAGATCTCGTTACAGTCAGTGTACGATTCAGCAAAACCCTTTTTGCTCAGCTAAAGTCTCAAAGATTCGACACACCACCAAGGTGGGAGGCCTTACTCCGGAAAAATACAAACGTGGAGCTGCTTTCAAAAGAAGATCAGAAAAAATTCGAACATCTAGAGACTGGCATGAAGCTCACTTGTGGATTCGAGATGCTCGCAGTCAATGCAGAGAGTAGCAAGAGCAGAGTCGTCCGCGAGATGGCCATCATGTTGGAGGATCTACAAGAGGATGGAAGCTCATGTTTGCCATCTAACGAAGACATAAAGCTGTGGGAGAATGCTGGTCGGGACGACGATGATTCGTGGCTTGACATTAATTATGAAGACTTTGAGCGTGAATTAGAAGGAAAGCAAGCTCATGCTTCGTCTTCAAAGGCGGCATCTGGCTTTGGCGAAGCTCAGACACAAGAGAACCTGAGAAAGATTGTCTCGCGTTTTGAGGCTTTCCTtaacgatgatgatgcgggCCTTGATGGTGCTGAGCTTGATAGAATGGAcgtcgacgatgatgacgaggatgatgaagaagatcaagatgaGGAGGTGAGCTTCGATGAAGAAGCATTCTCCAAcatgatgaaagaaatgatGGGCATCGCTACAGCAAACCCtaaaaaaggaggagaggctCGCAAGGTTGAAACGGCCGAGGACCGCACCGATAGCGATGCAGAAGAGGACAGAGATATACAAGAGCTCGCTTCTCGCATGGAGGCCGAGCTCAAAGAGTACGGCACCCTCCAGCTCGATCCGCCAACTACCGAGCGCGCGATAAAGTCAAAGGAGAGCGTagagcaagagaaggagaagagtaAGAGcaaacagaagcagaaacagCCGCTACAAGGAGAGAGCAGCCACGCGGCAAATTCCaccgatgacgaggacggcgAGGTCGACATTGACTATAACCTGGCCAAGAATCTTCTCGAGAGCTTCAAGAGCCAGGGAGGTATGGCTGGCCCTGCGGGAAATCTCATGGGGCTCATGGGGTTCCAGCTGCCCCGTGATGAAGACAGCGGCAGCGAAGGCGTGGGTAATGGGCGATAG
- a CDS encoding AAA ATPase domain-containing protein, which translates to MAPLKRSRRASGQQDEITGITEARASMANGMQPRKRVRLSADDRAEGSSSRAAETRRDDGSSSSESENDDGDDDDDHTDWDDQQATQKLMRRTTTQTLENNMVAESGIIESITCYNFMCHERLHVELGPLINFIVGENGSGKSAVLTALTLCLGGKASDTNRGGSLKSFVKEGREQGSLVVKIKNAGTDAYQPDIYGPSITVERHFSKSGSSGFKIKTDQGKVVSTKKQEVDEISEWYALQIGNPLTVLSQDNARQFLNAATPAQKYKYFVSGVQLEQLDNDYKMSQDTLDKTLILREDLNEKIGHVKKEMDDAQRLAEIAQKNQGLREKARHYRNQLVWSQVVERERELEQRNADLNRRDEELISWEADCEKATEALAKEEEKLARVQEAREALGNEENTFEETMLEAEAAWNDAKRKQTELQREERDAHMRLKTLRTDMQSCESKIKEEEKRLDGASGSARAQKDQELSEAQAQEKRINEEITKEAAKRAGELLQQKKKEVVMAQRGVKDLEQSSGSALDGYDADLIRLAKAIERETGFESKPLGPLGTHVTLRKPEWSGILEKTFGENLNAFVVQSKRDQTKLSNLIQRMGLRKQPPIYIAYGGTIDTSAQEPDPEFDTILRVLAFDNELVRSQLVINNQIEKVILVKDRLEAERVMIDNNGPPRNVVACICFHDGRGKRTSPVTPTNLAPRMQSDSAQRLLVQKENLRQLGLEVKDLMIEERQARQRLEGCEADLKAHQNKLKDLESDIRRIQADIQRISLDLDAFEGVDGRLVALREEREAKQTEEEQLGLQYGNLKLEKRELSKKAEEAKARLDAEKDIRKDHQSRVAKAEDKVKKHESFRKIAVAQKNAAFERRDIEINERRRAEAKRDQKIAEVADFIQQAEQVSPDRVHIPEDETYASLEIKYAKVCEQLAQREARQGATDQQIYDRAVEARTRYEDVMKKTRDVDDTIASLNYLLSERGFRGKIDIDHRNRKVNLQIEPDKTRKSSSGRNTKTLSGGEKSFSSICMLLSVWEAIGSPIRCLDEFDVFMDNVNRAISTNMLVDAARRSVSRQYILITPNAIEGRARLDKDVKIIRLTDPRQRTLI; encoded by the exons ATGGCGCCTCTCAAGCGATCACGAAGAGCCTCAGGCCAACAGGATGAAATCACAGGCATCACTGAAGCGCGTGCATCAATGGCCAATGGCATGCAGCCG AGAAAACGAGTCCGGTTATCCGCTGATGACAGAGCAGAGGGTTCGAGCAGTAGAGCAgcagagacgagacgagacgatgGTTCATCTAGTTCCGAGAGCGAAAACGACGAtggagacgacgatgacgac CATACGGATTGGGACGACCAGCAAGCTACGCAGAAGCTGATGCGCCGCACCACGACACAGACCCTCGAAAACAACATGGTTGCCGAGAGTGGCATCATTGAAAGCATCACCTGCTACAACTTCATGTGCCACGAACGACTGCATGTGGAACTTGGTCCCTTGATCAACTTCATCGTGGGAGAAAACGGCAGTGGCAAGAGCGCTGTCTTGACGGCTCTAACACTATGCCTCGGTGGCAAGGCTAGTGATACCAACAGAGGTGGTAGCTTAAAGTCCTTTGTCAAGGAGGGACGCGAGCAAGGAAGCCTTGttgtcaagatcaagaacgCTGGAACCGATGCATACCAACCCGACATCTACGGACCATCCATCACCGTCGAACGCCATTTTTCCAAATCTGGCAGCAGTGGtttcaagatcaagacggACCAGGGCAAGGTCGTCTCAACCAAAAAGCAGGAAGTTGATGAAATCTCGGAGTGGTATGCCTTGCAGATAGGAAACCCCCTGACAGTCCTCTCCCAAGACAATGCGCGACAGTTCCTCAATGCCGCAACCCCAGCGCAAAAGTACAAGTATTTCGTTTCTGGTGTCCAACTGGAGCAACTGGACAATGACTATAAAATGTCTCAAGACACATTGGACAAGACGCTCATTCTCCGCGAGGATCTCAACGAGAAGATTGGCCATGTCAAAAAGGAAATGGACGATGCCCAACGACTTGCCGAGATAGCCCAGAAGAACCAGGGCCTTCGCGAAAAGGCAAGGCACTATCGAAACCAGCTTGTCTGGTCACAGGTTGTCGAGCGGGAAAGAGAATTAGAACAGCGCAACGCCGACTTGAACAGGCGCGACGAAGAGCTCATTTCCTGGGAGGCGGACTGCGAAAAGGCGACGGAAGCCCTtgccaaagaggaagagaagctggctCGGGTTCAAGAGGCCCGAGAAGCTCTCGGCAATGAAGAAAACACGTTTGAAGAGACAATGTTGGAGGCAGAGGCTGCGTGGAATGACGCCAAGAGGAAGCAAACAGAACTGCAGCGCGAAGAGCGAGATGCCCACATGCGGTTGAAGACCCTCCGGACAGACATGCAATCCTGTGAGAGCAAGAttaaagaggaagaaaaacgCTTAGACGGCGCATCGGGCTCTGCACGCGCACAGAAAGACCAGGAGCTCTCCGAGGCACAAGCGcaggagaagagaataaATGAAGAAATCA CCAAAGAAGCGGCAAAGAGAGCTGGTGAATTGCtgcaacaaaagaaaaaggaggtAGTAATGGCGCAAAGGGGGGTCAAAGATCTCGAGCAGAGCAGCGGCTCAGCCCTTGATGGATATGATGCAGACCTCATAAGActggccaaggccattgaaaGGGAAACCGGTTTCGAAAGCAAGCCGCTGGGTCCCCTTGGCACGCATGTTACCCTCCGAAAGCCTGAGTGGTCTGGCATCCTCGAAAAAACTTTTGGTGAGAATCTGAATGCATTTGTCGTGCAGAGCAAGAGAGACCAAACAAAGCTGTCAAATCTGATTCAACGCATGGGCCTAAGGAAACAGCCGCCAATCTATATCGCGTATGGAGGCACAATTGATACCAGCGCCCAAGAGCCAGATCCCGAATTCGACACCATTCTCAGAGTGCTGGCATTCGACAATGAGCTCGTTCGGTCGCAGCTTGTTATCAATAACCAGATCGAAAAAGTCATCCTAGTCAAGGACCGTCTTGAAGCGGAGCGAGTCATGATCGATAACAACGGTCCTCCTCGAAACGTGGTGGCGTGTATCTGCTTCCACGACGGCAGAGGGAAAC GCACAAGTCCTGTTACACCAACTAACTTGGCTCCTCGAATGCAATCAGATTCTGCTCAGCGGCTTCTTGTGCAAAAGGAGAACCTCAGGCAACTAGGTTTGGAGGTGAAAGATCTGATGATCGAGGAGCGGCAAGCGCGTCAGCGATTGGAGGGCTGCGAGGCCGACCTCAAAGCGCATCAAAACAAACTCAAGGATTTGGAAAGTGATATACGCCGAATCCAGGCGGATATTCAGCGGATATCACTGGATCTGGATGCGTTCGAGGGCGTTGACGGGCGTCTTGTGGCACTGCGGGAGGAGCGAGAAGCGAAACAAACCGAAGAGGAGCAGCTTGGTCTGCAGTACGGCAACCTGAAACTGGAAAAGCGAGAGCTGAGCAAGAAGGCGGAAGAGGCTAAGGCACGTCTCGATGCTGAAAAGGACATTCGCAAGGATCACCAAAGCCGCGTGGCCAAGGCAGAAGACAAAGTCAAGAAACATGAGTCGTTTAGGAAGATTGCAGTCGCTCAAAAGAATGCCGCCTTTGAGAGGCGGGATATCGAGATCAACGAGAGGCGGCGGGCAGAGGCCAAGCGCGACCAGAAGATTGCTGAGGTGGCCGACTTCATCCAACAAGCCGAGCAAGTATCTCCGGATCGTGTTCATATTCCTGAAGACGAAACATATGCAAGTCTCGAGATCAAGTACGCAAAGGTTTGCGAGCAGCTAGCACAGCGAGAGGCTCGACAAGGAGCCACAGACCAACAGATTTACGACCGAGCTGTCGAGGCCAGAACGCGATACGAGGatgtgatgaagaagacgagagacGTGGATGACACCATTGCGAGCTTGAA TTATCTATTGAGTGAGCGTGGGTTCAGAGGCAAGATCGACATTGACCACCGCAACAGGAAGGTAAACCTCCAGATTGAGCCCGACAAGACACGAAAGAGCTCGTCTGGCCGCAACACCAAGACGTTATCGGGAGGCGAAAAGTCATTCTCTTCAATATGCATGCTTCTCTCCGTGTGGGAAGCCATTGGATCACCAATACGATGTCTGGATGAGTTTGACGTCTTCATGGATAATGTGAACCGTGCAATTAGCACAAACATGCTG GTGGATGCTGCTCGACGATCAGTATCGCGGCAATACATCTTGATCACTCCGAACGCTATTGAGGGCCGAGCTAGGCTGGATAAAGATGTCAAGATTATTCG CTTGACCGATCCCCGCCAGCGAACCCTAATCTA